Proteins from one Chelonia mydas isolate rCheMyd1 chromosome 14, rCheMyd1.pri.v2, whole genome shotgun sequence genomic window:
- the CASKIN2 gene encoding caskin-2 isoform X3, translating to MMGREQELIQAVKNGDVPGVQKLVAKVKASKSKLLGSAKRMNVNYQDADGFSALHHAALGGSLELISLLLEAQATVDIKDSNGMRPLHYAAWQGRVEPVHLLLRAAASVNMASLDGQIPLHLSAQYGHYEVSEMLLQHQSNPCLINKAKKTPLDLACEFGRLKVAQLLLNSHMCVALLEGQSKDTSDPNYTTPLHLAAKNGHKEIIRQLLKAGIEINRQTKTGTALHEAALYGKTEVVRLLLEGGVDVNIRNTYNQTALDIVNQFTTSHASKDIKQLLRGILKVRALKDFWNLHDPTALNIRAGDIITVLEQHSDGRWKGHIHDTQKGTDRVGYFPPSIVEVISKRTGMTLPRLVPAHQRQGIAAPPGGLQPLPGDAPQQAPLSLPTAYGHLTLTRTAPEPENSAGDRNSVGSEGSIGSIRSAGSGQSTEGNNGQSTSILIENATPLPPGGEDLQLHLLGSNSQNGQLNSLTGTLGRQNLTNCNASNRIFSHQYLRPEQLLEGKDAEAIYNWLSEFQLEFYTANFLNAGYDVPTISRMTPEDLTAIGVTKPGHRKKISTEIGQLSIAEWLPNYIPADLMEWLSAIGLPQYHKKLVSNGYDSISIVTDLTWEDLQEIGINKLGHQKKIMLAVKKLTDIRKNLNQADTKLARRKIPGALDIVTIESVENGESQSPHTPKMITFQDSELSYELQTAMSNSCQETLPMKNTQGMSRSQESIGVRSRGSGHSQDNMLSKTILSSHSQESLGSGSSSSGHSSTQPRQKENADVLPGRPNQDNYGKVITKLTTQEGLNGYSNGCGGSPLKERNLPEGTDQYQRPVAQKGSVPLLQPSNSLPAATPCTPLQTPNKGTAPYVFMYPHISLKSPGVPEQPKNPAHLYPQFSSTPRSNLQSSAQKAFSYLHSHCSGTESPYMSPKPGATLGSWQAGEQQNGDTFKYKKRSHSLNRYALSDGEHEKEEGVTSTLGSYATLTRRPGRSQVPRTYLQSDSKVVRSQSFAIRAKRKGPPPPPPKRLSSVSSAQAMEAEGEQGLESERRPAVAQDSVDVAPSPWLGTSNAGTSQTVKSIAAMLEVPTVGGSPPKPLLLQKPPTPDHELVSRAGSDGQPCGARISEGSCSMRLSDNERDAFGNNRPRRRTFSEPSVTTMEALQSSLEDVQSDTEEERRPGPEDCEISSLSSQNSSSECIPFAEEGNLTIKQRPKPTGQHKAEATSRDSESSSPTAADVGPPCSSAGKELGGTTEKELEVLEFNLTESDTVKRRPRCKEREPLQTLLKVFSLAGQSQALASPPPQYAQAQAVSIMGPALQVPEPEPRGNGDSFDDDRVEFRIAEIEKSILSLEKGVKKPPLSLKSASPGELHEGAVRLRTSPVGPDASAKHTSVASTKLVFSGPKTIYQQVLQPSRNTIAPWATAEMAPEVAGSTAVACPSKLEIGNKAVLSSGMPIFMKPLSAAPDAALAQQRLEQTNSSLAAALQAAEKKITAEELDSHYGATHSANNILEDISNMFDDLADQLDAMLD from the exons AGCTCCTGGGATCAGCCAAGCGAATGAATGTGAATTACCAGGACGCGGACGG GTTCTCAGCACTGCACCATGCAGCCCTGGGTGGGAGCCTGGAGCtcatctccctgctgctggaggcacAGGCCACTGTCGACATAAAGGACAGCAATG GGATGCGCCCGCTGCACTATGCTGCCTGGCAGGGGAGGGTGGAGCCGGTCCACCTGCTGCTGCGGGCAGCCGCCTCGGTCAACATGGCGTCACTGGATGGGCAGATCCCCCTGCATCTGTCTGCGCAGTACGGGCACTACGAGGTG TCAGAAATGCTGCTCCAGCACCAGTCCAACCCGTGTCTCATCAATAAGGCGAAGAAAACCCCCCTGGACCTGGCCTGTGAGTTTGGCCGGCTTAAG GTTGCCCAATTGCTCCTGAACAGCCACATGTGTGTTGCGCTCCTGGAGGGTCAGTCCAAAGACACTAGTGACCCCAACTACACCACCCCTCTGCACCTGGCAGCCAAGAACGGGCACAAGGAGATAATCAG gcaGCTGCTGAAAGCTGGGATTGAGATCAACAGGCAGACAAAGACGGGCACGGCCCTGCACGAGGCAGCGCTCTACGGCAAGACGGAGGTGGTGCGCCTGCTGCTGGAG GGTGGCGTAGATGTGAACATCCGAAACACCTACAACCAGACGGCCCTGGACATCGTGAACCAGTTCACCACCTCGCACGCCAGCAAGGACATCAAGCAACTGCTGAGAG GAATTCTGAAAGTCCGAGCTTTAAAAGATTTCTGGAACCTCCATGACCCGACTGCTCTCAACATCCGGGCAGGAGATATCATCACG GTCCTGGAGCAGCACTCTGACGGGCGCTGGAAGGGGCACATCCACGACACTCAGAAAGGCACTGATCGAGTCGGctacttccctccctccatcgTCGAGGTCATCAGCAAGCGGACAG GCATGACTCTTCCCCGCTTGGTGCCTGCACACCAGCGCCAGGGCATTGCCGCCCCTCCCGGTGGGCTGCAGCCACTCCCAGGTGATGCTCCTCAGCAGGCACCCCTCAGCCTCCCTACTGCCTACGGCCACCTCACCTTAACCAGGACGGCCCCGGAGCCTGAGAACTCAG CAGGAGACAGGAACAGCGTGGGCAGTGAGGGCAGCATTGGCAGCATTCGCAGCGCCGGCAGCGGGCAGAGCACTGAGGGCAACAACGGGCAGAGCACTAGTATCCTCATCGAGAACGCCACG CCGCTGCCCCCTGGTGGTGAGGACCTACAACTGCACCTCTTAGGATCAAATAGCCAGAATGGGCAGCTGAACTCCTTGACAG gAACCCTTGGGCGCCAGAACCTGACCAACTGTAACGCCAGCAACAGGATCTTCTCTCACCAATACCTCCGCCCTGAACAGCTCTTGGAGGGAAAG GATGCAGAAGCCATTTACAACTGGCTGAGCGAGTTCCAGCTGGAGTTCTACACGGCCAACTTCCTCAATGCTGGTTATGACGTCCCCACCATCAGCCGCATGACCCCAGAG GACCTAACAGCCATTGGGGTGACTAAGCCGGGGCACAGAAAGAAAATCTCCACTGAGATTGGGCAGCTCAGCATTGCAGAGTGGCTGCCAAATTACATTCCT GCGGACCTGATGGAGTGGCTGAGCGCCATTGGGCTGCCCCAGTACCATAAGAAGCTGGTGAGCAATGGTTATGACTCCATCAGCATCGTAACAGACCTGACATGGGAGGACCTGCAGGAGATTGGCATCAACAAGCTGG GCCACCAGAAGAAGATCATGCTGGCTGTCAAGAAGCTGACAGACATCCGCAAGAACTTGAACCAAGCCGACACCAAACTGGCAAGACGCAAAATCCCTGGGGCCCTGGACATAGTCACCATTGAGTCTGTTGAGAATGGAGAGTCCCAGTCTCCGCACACGCCCAAGATGATAACCTTCCAGGACAGCGAGCTGAGCTATGAGCTCCAAACAGCCATGTCCAACAGCTGCCAGGAAACGCTCCCCATGAAGAACACTCAGGGGATGTCACGGAGTCAGGAGAGCATTGGAGTGCGCTCCAGAGGGTCAGGGCATTCTCAGGACAACATGTTGTCCAAGACCATCCTCTCCAGCCATTCCCAGGAGAGCctgggcagcggcagcagcagcagcgggcacTCCTCCACGCAGCCCCGGCAGAAGGAGAATGCGGACGTTCTGCCAGGGAGACCTAACCAAGATAATTACGGGAAGGTTATTACCAAGCTGACCACCCAAGAGGGACTGAATGGTTACTCCAATGGGTGTGGAGGAAGCCCTCTGAAAGAGAGGAACCTCCCCGAAGGGACAGATCAGTACCAGCGGCCTGTGGCTCAGAAAGGCAGCGTTCCACTGTTACAGCCATCCAACTCTCTACCAGCagcaaccccctgcaccccactgcaGACACCCAACAAGGGCACAGCACCCTACGTCTTCATGTATCCTCACATCTCCTTGAAATCCCCCGGTGTTCCTGAGCAGCCCAAGAACCCAGCACACCTGTACCCCCAGTTCTCCTCGACCCCGAGGAGCAACCTCCAGTCATCAGCTCAGAAAGCTTTCTCCTATCTCCATTCccactgcagtggcacagaatcaCCATACATGTCTCCAAAGCCTGGTGCCaccctgggctcctggcaggctgGAGAACAGCAAAATGGAGACACCTTCAAATACAAGAAGCGCTCTCACAGCCTGAACCGCTACGCTCTGTCGGATGGCGAGcatgagaaggaggagggagtCACCAGCACCCTGGGCTCCTACGCCACCCTCACCAGGCGCCCGGGACGGAGCCAAGTGCCACGCACCTATCTGCAGTCAGACAGCAAGGTCGTTCGCAGCCAGTCCTTCGCCATCCGGGCGAAGAGGAAagggcctccacccccaccacctaAGCGCCTGAGCTCTGTCTCCAGTGCCCAGGCTATGGAGGCagaaggggagcagggtctggaatCAGAAAGGCGGCCAGCTGTTGCCCAAGATTCGGTGGATGTGGCTCCCTCACCATGGCTGGGCACCAGCAATGCAGGCACCAGCCAAACAGTGAAGAGCATAGCTGCAATGCTCGAGGTGCCCACCGTAGGTGGGAGTCCACCAAAGCCTCTTCTGTTACAAAAGCCCCCAACTCCAGATCACGAGCTAGTTTCTAGAGCAGGCTCAGATGGTCAGCCCTGTGGAGCCAGGATCTCTGAAGGCTCCTGCAGCATGAGGCTCTCGGATAACGAGAGAGACGCCTTTGGAAACAACAGACCCCGCCGTCGCACGTTCAGCGAACCTAGTGTCACCACGATGGAGGCCTTGCAAAGCAGCCTGGAGGACGTCCAGTCTGACACAGAGGAGGAGCGGAGACCTGGCCCAGAGGACTGTGAGATCTCGTCGTTGTCCTCTCAGAACAGCTCCAGTGAGTGCATTCCATTTGCAGAAGAAGGCAACTTAACCATCAAACAGCGACCAAAGCCTACCGGGCAACACAAGGCAGAAGCTACCAGCCGGGACTCTGAGTCCAGCTCCCCGACAGCTGCTGATGTGGggcctccctgctcctctgctgggaaggagctgggaggaaCCACAGAAAAAGAGTTGGAAGTGCTGGAATTCAACCTCACCGAGTCTGACACGGTGAAGCGGAGGCCCCGGTGCAAGGAGAGGGAGCCACTCCAGACTCTGCTAAAAGTGTTCAGCTTGGCTGGCCAGAGCCAGGCTCTTGCGAGTCCGCCCCCACAATATGCACAGGCCCAAGCCGTGAGCATCATGGGCCCAGCGCTACAAGTGCCGGAGCCGGAGCCCAGGGGGAACGGAGACAGTTTTGATGACGACAGAGTGGAATTCAGAATTGCTGAGATTGAGAAAAGCATCCTGTCTCTGGAGAAGGGGGTCAAAAAGCCTCCACTTTCTCTGAAATCAGCCAGCCCTGGGGAGCTGCATGAGGGTGCTGTCCGCCTGAGGACCTCACCTGTAGGGCCAG atgcctcagccaagcacACGTCCGTTGCTTCTACGAAGCTGGTATTTTCAGGGCCAAAAACGATTTATCAGCAAGTCCTGCAGCCCTCCCGGAATACCATCGCCCCCTGGGCAACTGCCGAGATGGCACCAGAGGTGGCAGGATCCACTGCTGTTGCCTGCCCATCGAAGCTGGAGATTGGCAACAAGGCAGTCTTGAGCAGCGGGATGCCCATTTTTATGAAGCCTTTGAGTGCTGCTCCGGATGCAGCCCTGGCTCAGCAGAGACTGGAACAGACCAACTCCTCCCTGGCAGCTGCGCTGCAGGCTGCTGAGAAAAAAATAACAGCCGAGGAGTTGGACAG tCACTACGGGGCTACGCACTCGGCTAATAACATCCTGGAAGACATCAGCAACATGTTCGATGACCTGGCTGACCAGCTGGACGCCATGCTGGACTGA
- the CASKIN2 gene encoding caskin-2 isoform X4, which yields MNVNYQDADGFSALHHAALGGSLELISLLLEAQATVDIKDSNGMRPLHYAAWQGRVEPVHLLLRAAASVNMASLDGQIPLHLSAQYGHYEVSEMLLQHQSNPCLINKAKKTPLDLACEFGRLKVAQLLLNSHMCVALLEGQSKDTSDPNYTTPLHLAAKNGHKEIIRQLLKAGIEINRQTKTGTALHEAALYGKTEVVRLLLEGGVDVNIRNTYNQTALDIVNQFTTSHASKDIKQLLREASGILKVRALKDFWNLHDPTALNIRAGDIITVLEQHSDGRWKGHIHDTQKGTDRVGYFPPSIVEVISKRTGMTLPRLVPAHQRQGIAAPPGGLQPLPGDAPQQAPLSLPTAYGHLTLTRTAPEPENSAGDRNSVGSEGSIGSIRSAGSGQSTEGNNGQSTSILIENATPLPPGGEDLQLHLLGSNSQNGQLNSLTGTLGRQNLTNCNASNRIFSHQYLRPEQLLEGKDAEAIYNWLSEFQLEFYTANFLNAGYDVPTISRMTPEDLTAIGVTKPGHRKKISTEIGQLSIAEWLPNYIPADLMEWLSAIGLPQYHKKLVSNGYDSISIVTDLTWEDLQEIGINKLGHQKKIMLAVKKLTDIRKNLNQADTKLARRKIPGALDIVTIESVENGESQSPHTPKMITFQDSELSYELQTAMSNSCQETLPMKNTQGMSRSQESIGVRSRGSGHSQDNMLSKTILSSHSQESLGSGSSSSGHSSTQPRQKENADVLPGRPNQDNYGKVITKLTTQEGLNGYSNGCGGSPLKERNLPEGTDQYQRPVAQKGSVPLLQPSNSLPAATPCTPLQTPNKGTAPYVFMYPHISLKSPGVPEQPKNPAHLYPQFSSTPRSNLQSSAQKAFSYLHSHCSGTESPYMSPKPGATLGSWQAGEQQNGDTFKYKKRSHSLNRYALSDGEHEKEEGVTSTLGSYATLTRRPGRSQVPRTYLQSDSKVVRSQSFAIRAKRKGPPPPPPKRLSSVSSAQAMEAEGEQGLESERRPAVAQDSVDVAPSPWLGTSNAGTSQTVKSIAAMLEVPTVGGSPPKPLLLQKPPTPDHELVSRAGSDGQPCGARISEGSCSMRLSDNERDAFGNNRPRRRTFSEPSVTTMEALQSSLEDVQSDTEEERRPGPEDCEISSLSSQNSSSECIPFAEEGNLTIKQRPKPTGQHKAEATSRDSESSSPTAADVGPPCSSAGKELGGTTEKELEVLEFNLTESDTVKRRPRCKEREPLQTLLKVFSLAGQSQALASPPPQYAQAQAVSIMGPALQVPEPEPRGNGDSFDDDRVEFRIAEIEKSILSLEKGVKKPPLSLKSASPGELHEGAVRLRTSPVGPDASAKHTSVASTKLVFSGPKTIYQQVLQPSRNTIAPWATAEMAPEVAGSTAVACPSKLEIGNKAVLSSGMPIFMKPLSAAPDAALAQQRLEQTNSSLAAALQAAEKKITAEELDSHYGATHSANNILEDISNMFDDLADQLDAMLD from the exons ATGAATGTGAATTACCAGGACGCGGACGG GTTCTCAGCACTGCACCATGCAGCCCTGGGTGGGAGCCTGGAGCtcatctccctgctgctggaggcacAGGCCACTGTCGACATAAAGGACAGCAATG GGATGCGCCCGCTGCACTATGCTGCCTGGCAGGGGAGGGTGGAGCCGGTCCACCTGCTGCTGCGGGCAGCCGCCTCGGTCAACATGGCGTCACTGGATGGGCAGATCCCCCTGCATCTGTCTGCGCAGTACGGGCACTACGAGGTG TCAGAAATGCTGCTCCAGCACCAGTCCAACCCGTGTCTCATCAATAAGGCGAAGAAAACCCCCCTGGACCTGGCCTGTGAGTTTGGCCGGCTTAAG GTTGCCCAATTGCTCCTGAACAGCCACATGTGTGTTGCGCTCCTGGAGGGTCAGTCCAAAGACACTAGTGACCCCAACTACACCACCCCTCTGCACCTGGCAGCCAAGAACGGGCACAAGGAGATAATCAG gcaGCTGCTGAAAGCTGGGATTGAGATCAACAGGCAGACAAAGACGGGCACGGCCCTGCACGAGGCAGCGCTCTACGGCAAGACGGAGGTGGTGCGCCTGCTGCTGGAG GGTGGCGTAGATGTGAACATCCGAAACACCTACAACCAGACGGCCCTGGACATCGTGAACCAGTTCACCACCTCGCACGCCAGCAAGGACATCAAGCAACTGCTGAGAG AGGCATCAGGAATTCTGAAAGTCCGAGCTTTAAAAGATTTCTGGAACCTCCATGACCCGACTGCTCTCAACATCCGGGCAGGAGATATCATCACG GTCCTGGAGCAGCACTCTGACGGGCGCTGGAAGGGGCACATCCACGACACTCAGAAAGGCACTGATCGAGTCGGctacttccctccctccatcgTCGAGGTCATCAGCAAGCGGACAG GCATGACTCTTCCCCGCTTGGTGCCTGCACACCAGCGCCAGGGCATTGCCGCCCCTCCCGGTGGGCTGCAGCCACTCCCAGGTGATGCTCCTCAGCAGGCACCCCTCAGCCTCCCTACTGCCTACGGCCACCTCACCTTAACCAGGACGGCCCCGGAGCCTGAGAACTCAG CAGGAGACAGGAACAGCGTGGGCAGTGAGGGCAGCATTGGCAGCATTCGCAGCGCCGGCAGCGGGCAGAGCACTGAGGGCAACAACGGGCAGAGCACTAGTATCCTCATCGAGAACGCCACG CCGCTGCCCCCTGGTGGTGAGGACCTACAACTGCACCTCTTAGGATCAAATAGCCAGAATGGGCAGCTGAACTCCTTGACAG gAACCCTTGGGCGCCAGAACCTGACCAACTGTAACGCCAGCAACAGGATCTTCTCTCACCAATACCTCCGCCCTGAACAGCTCTTGGAGGGAAAG GATGCAGAAGCCATTTACAACTGGCTGAGCGAGTTCCAGCTGGAGTTCTACACGGCCAACTTCCTCAATGCTGGTTATGACGTCCCCACCATCAGCCGCATGACCCCAGAG GACCTAACAGCCATTGGGGTGACTAAGCCGGGGCACAGAAAGAAAATCTCCACTGAGATTGGGCAGCTCAGCATTGCAGAGTGGCTGCCAAATTACATTCCT GCGGACCTGATGGAGTGGCTGAGCGCCATTGGGCTGCCCCAGTACCATAAGAAGCTGGTGAGCAATGGTTATGACTCCATCAGCATCGTAACAGACCTGACATGGGAGGACCTGCAGGAGATTGGCATCAACAAGCTGG GCCACCAGAAGAAGATCATGCTGGCTGTCAAGAAGCTGACAGACATCCGCAAGAACTTGAACCAAGCCGACACCAAACTGGCAAGACGCAAAATCCCTGGGGCCCTGGACATAGTCACCATTGAGTCTGTTGAGAATGGAGAGTCCCAGTCTCCGCACACGCCCAAGATGATAACCTTCCAGGACAGCGAGCTGAGCTATGAGCTCCAAACAGCCATGTCCAACAGCTGCCAGGAAACGCTCCCCATGAAGAACACTCAGGGGATGTCACGGAGTCAGGAGAGCATTGGAGTGCGCTCCAGAGGGTCAGGGCATTCTCAGGACAACATGTTGTCCAAGACCATCCTCTCCAGCCATTCCCAGGAGAGCctgggcagcggcagcagcagcagcgggcacTCCTCCACGCAGCCCCGGCAGAAGGAGAATGCGGACGTTCTGCCAGGGAGACCTAACCAAGATAATTACGGGAAGGTTATTACCAAGCTGACCACCCAAGAGGGACTGAATGGTTACTCCAATGGGTGTGGAGGAAGCCCTCTGAAAGAGAGGAACCTCCCCGAAGGGACAGATCAGTACCAGCGGCCTGTGGCTCAGAAAGGCAGCGTTCCACTGTTACAGCCATCCAACTCTCTACCAGCagcaaccccctgcaccccactgcaGACACCCAACAAGGGCACAGCACCCTACGTCTTCATGTATCCTCACATCTCCTTGAAATCCCCCGGTGTTCCTGAGCAGCCCAAGAACCCAGCACACCTGTACCCCCAGTTCTCCTCGACCCCGAGGAGCAACCTCCAGTCATCAGCTCAGAAAGCTTTCTCCTATCTCCATTCccactgcagtggcacagaatcaCCATACATGTCTCCAAAGCCTGGTGCCaccctgggctcctggcaggctgGAGAACAGCAAAATGGAGACACCTTCAAATACAAGAAGCGCTCTCACAGCCTGAACCGCTACGCTCTGTCGGATGGCGAGcatgagaaggaggagggagtCACCAGCACCCTGGGCTCCTACGCCACCCTCACCAGGCGCCCGGGACGGAGCCAAGTGCCACGCACCTATCTGCAGTCAGACAGCAAGGTCGTTCGCAGCCAGTCCTTCGCCATCCGGGCGAAGAGGAAagggcctccacccccaccacctaAGCGCCTGAGCTCTGTCTCCAGTGCCCAGGCTATGGAGGCagaaggggagcagggtctggaatCAGAAAGGCGGCCAGCTGTTGCCCAAGATTCGGTGGATGTGGCTCCCTCACCATGGCTGGGCACCAGCAATGCAGGCACCAGCCAAACAGTGAAGAGCATAGCTGCAATGCTCGAGGTGCCCACCGTAGGTGGGAGTCCACCAAAGCCTCTTCTGTTACAAAAGCCCCCAACTCCAGATCACGAGCTAGTTTCTAGAGCAGGCTCAGATGGTCAGCCCTGTGGAGCCAGGATCTCTGAAGGCTCCTGCAGCATGAGGCTCTCGGATAACGAGAGAGACGCCTTTGGAAACAACAGACCCCGCCGTCGCACGTTCAGCGAACCTAGTGTCACCACGATGGAGGCCTTGCAAAGCAGCCTGGAGGACGTCCAGTCTGACACAGAGGAGGAGCGGAGACCTGGCCCAGAGGACTGTGAGATCTCGTCGTTGTCCTCTCAGAACAGCTCCAGTGAGTGCATTCCATTTGCAGAAGAAGGCAACTTAACCATCAAACAGCGACCAAAGCCTACCGGGCAACACAAGGCAGAAGCTACCAGCCGGGACTCTGAGTCCAGCTCCCCGACAGCTGCTGATGTGGggcctccctgctcctctgctgggaaggagctgggaggaaCCACAGAAAAAGAGTTGGAAGTGCTGGAATTCAACCTCACCGAGTCTGACACGGTGAAGCGGAGGCCCCGGTGCAAGGAGAGGGAGCCACTCCAGACTCTGCTAAAAGTGTTCAGCTTGGCTGGCCAGAGCCAGGCTCTTGCGAGTCCGCCCCCACAATATGCACAGGCCCAAGCCGTGAGCATCATGGGCCCAGCGCTACAAGTGCCGGAGCCGGAGCCCAGGGGGAACGGAGACAGTTTTGATGACGACAGAGTGGAATTCAGAATTGCTGAGATTGAGAAAAGCATCCTGTCTCTGGAGAAGGGGGTCAAAAAGCCTCCACTTTCTCTGAAATCAGCCAGCCCTGGGGAGCTGCATGAGGGTGCTGTCCGCCTGAGGACCTCACCTGTAGGGCCAG atgcctcagccaagcacACGTCCGTTGCTTCTACGAAGCTGGTATTTTCAGGGCCAAAAACGATTTATCAGCAAGTCCTGCAGCCCTCCCGGAATACCATCGCCCCCTGGGCAACTGCCGAGATGGCACCAGAGGTGGCAGGATCCACTGCTGTTGCCTGCCCATCGAAGCTGGAGATTGGCAACAAGGCAGTCTTGAGCAGCGGGATGCCCATTTTTATGAAGCCTTTGAGTGCTGCTCCGGATGCAGCCCTGGCTCAGCAGAGACTGGAACAGACCAACTCCTCCCTGGCAGCTGCGCTGCAGGCTGCTGAGAAAAAAATAACAGCCGAGGAGTTGGACAG tCACTACGGGGCTACGCACTCGGCTAATAACATCCTGGAAGACATCAGCAACATGTTCGATGACCTGGCTGACCAGCTGGACGCCATGCTGGACTGA